From a region of the Candidatus Zixiibacteriota bacterium genome:
- a CDS encoding biopolymer transporter ExbD, whose protein sequence is MRKKRSPRTYRAMADINIANLVDVVLVLLIIFMISAPLLQSGIEINLPKTRAAVIKSEVEGVVVTVDSLGGIYVNDVWARLDNLKEAVESEMQAKGTSAVYVRGDSAVAYGVAIEVIGQLKEMGIGNIGLVTGHQDIGHRKR, encoded by the coding sequence ATGCGTAAAAAACGGTCTCCGCGGACTTATCGTGCCATGGCCGACATCAACATTGCCAATTTAGTCGATGTGGTTCTGGTACTGCTGATCATCTTCATGATTTCCGCCCCGTTGTTACAGTCGGGGATAGAGATCAATCTGCCCAAAACACGAGCGGCGGTGATCAAAAGCGAGGTTGAAGGTGTCGTGGTTACGGTTGATTCGCTCGGAGGGATCTACGTCAATGATGTCTGGGCTCGCCTCGACAACCTCAAAGAAGCAGTCGAATCGGAAATGCAGGCCAAGGGGACTTCCGCCGTTTACGTACGTGGCGACTCGGCGGTAGCTTACGGAGTTGCTATTGAGGTAATCGGGCAGCTCAAAGAGATGGGCATCGGCAACATCGGCCTGGTCACCGGCCACCAGGATATAGGTCACCGCAAGCGGTAA
- a CDS encoding TonB family protein, which translates to MKRGIIYSSILHGLIVALIFLVPSLGCNGDDGEIGEIIAVQIFSPDDFYVPPSEEPPPPAIPQQEDEELPDIPLNNPTTVEEEFPIETEPLPDEPETESAEPVETKTDVDKTPVRTPDVTSPKDTDGEGASDGTLEIHSPATAGGSPFAGATVDNRNFTYSYWFTQAFNKIGRNWQRPRIITDGPIVCTIYFQVIKSGRVIEVEITKSSGIPEFDESLKQAIERSAPFPPLPRKFTDEIIGITLPVKQDPSRL; encoded by the coding sequence TTGAAGCGGGGAATTATCTATTCGTCTATTCTCCACGGGTTGATCGTGGCTCTTATATTTCTCGTGCCGTCGCTTGGTTGTAACGGCGATGACGGTGAAATTGGAGAGATTATCGCTGTTCAGATATTCTCCCCCGATGATTTCTATGTGCCGCCAAGCGAAGAGCCCCCCCCACCGGCAATTCCACAGCAGGAAGACGAGGAACTCCCGGACATTCCGCTTAATAATCCGACTACTGTCGAAGAAGAATTTCCGATTGAAACCGAACCGTTACCTGATGAACCTGAAACTGAATCGGCGGAACCGGTTGAAACAAAAACTGACGTGGATAAAACTCCCGTTAGAACGCCTGATGTCACCTCACCTAAGGACACCGACGGCGAGGGAGCAAGCGACGGAACGCTGGAGATTCACTCCCCTGCCACGGCAGGCGGATCACCGTTCGCCGGCGCCACAGTAGATAATCGTAATTTTACTTATTCCTACTGGTTTACTCAGGCTTTTAACAAAATTGGCCGCAACTGGCAGCGTCCGCGCATTATCACCGATGGACCAATCGTATGCACTATCTACTTCCAGGTGATCAAATCAGGTCGTGTCATTGAAGTGGAAATTACAAAATCTTCCGGTATCCCGGAATTCGATGAAAGCTTGAAACAGGCAATCGAACGCTCGGCGCCATTCCCGCCGCTACCCCGCAAATTTACCGATGAGATCATCGGCATAACTCTCCCGGTTAAACAGGATCCCAGCAGACTATGA
- a CDS encoding PhzF family phenazine biosynthesis protein gives MPDNRFYFLDVFAEERYTGNQLAVVMNAENFDDVMMQRIAREFNFSETTFVIGSEPSDKGFRIRIFTPAHEIHFAGHPTLGTAYVIREKLVGEPVDTVTLDLNAGSIPVSFSDTADSLLWMRQLPPTFGQQHGTNELAAVLGLSHADFDEHFPIEEVSTGTPFFIVPLKTLEAQKRIKIDLQENAGLVGRSEAKGILTFCPETEENNNDLNVRVFVHWYGVPEDPATGSAGGCLAGYLVKHRYFESDRIDIKVEEGIQIGRPSRLYLRASDGKSGMAINVGGKVKEVAEGTLQ, from the coding sequence ATGCCCGACAATCGTTTCTATTTCCTCGATGTCTTTGCCGAGGAACGTTACACCGGCAATCAACTGGCTGTAGTAATGAACGCTGAGAACTTCGACGATGTAATGATGCAGCGTATCGCCAGGGAGTTCAATTTCTCCGAGACTACTTTCGTGATCGGCTCAGAACCTTCGGACAAAGGTTTCCGGATCCGCATCTTCACCCCCGCTCATGAAATTCACTTCGCAGGACATCCCACACTTGGCACTGCTTACGTTATTCGTGAGAAGTTGGTTGGCGAACCGGTCGATACTGTTACCCTCGATCTGAACGCCGGCTCGATACCGGTGTCTTTCAGCGATACGGCCGACAGTCTCTTATGGATGCGTCAGCTACCTCCGACTTTCGGCCAACAGCATGGTACGAACGAGCTTGCGGCAGTCCTTGGACTCAGCCATGCTGATTTCGATGAACATTTCCCTATTGAGGAAGTCTCTACCGGTACGCCGTTTTTCATAGTCCCGCTTAAAACGCTTGAAGCACAGAAACGCATCAAGATCGACCTGCAAGAGAATGCCGGACTGGTTGGCAGAAGCGAAGCGAAAGGGATTCTTACCTTCTGTCCCGAGACGGAAGAAAACAATAACGACCTCAATGTCCGCGTATTTGTCCACTGGTATGGAGTACCCGAGGATCCCGCTACCGGCAGCGCCGGTGGTTGTCTGGCGGGATACCTGGTAAAACACCGGTATTTTGAATCGGATCGGATTGATATCAAAGTCGAAGAGGGAATTCAGATTGGACGTCCCTCCCGGCTTTATTTACGCGCTTCTGACGGTAAATCAGGGATGGCAATAAATGTGGGAGGAAAAGTAAAGGAGGTGGCTGAAGGTACCCTGCAATGA
- a CDS encoding fibronectin type III domain-containing protein — MNNSYRTGLAISARILLALSSALLLFMSTSVFGQDAEAMEAVADSLTDTLSTVPVPAAPAAITAADTPDDAGGSISVRWEASPDDHDGGIVDGYLVLRAEVIDGQAGEFKEVGDVAAGAAEYSSEDGNVVDGHSYVYQVVAFNNYYDANSDLQRTLSESETSAPASSSAQWFNKQRTNVLVATLLLCIFIIYYISQAKSGKSLFIRKIAGLEAIDEAVGRATEMGRKIFYVPGIGDMDNMMTIAAITILGRVAELAAQYETYLDVPVCRSMVMVTAREVVKEAHSKVGRPDSYKEDQVHYLTDDQFGYAAGVDGMVVREKPATIFLMGQFFAESLILAETGNSIGAIQIAGTAMPSQLPFFVASCDYTLIGEELFAASAYLSKEPKLLGSLKGQDVGKAMILIAIILGIILETAGIFQLSNLFTVIGD, encoded by the coding sequence TTGAACAACAGTTATCGGACAGGACTAGCTATTTCCGCCCGTATCCTGCTTGCTCTCTCAAGTGCTCTCCTGCTGTTTATGTCGACCTCCGTATTCGGTCAGGATGCCGAAGCCATGGAGGCTGTTGCCGACTCCCTGACAGATACACTCTCGACGGTGCCTGTTCCGGCTGCACCGGCCGCGATTACTGCCGCCGATACGCCTGATGACGCCGGGGGATCGATTTCGGTCCGATGGGAGGCATCACCGGATGATCACGACGGTGGAATCGTCGACGGCTATCTGGTTTTGCGGGCGGAGGTAATCGACGGACAAGCGGGTGAGTTCAAAGAAGTAGGCGATGTCGCGGCTGGAGCAGCTGAGTACAGCAGTGAGGATGGGAACGTCGTTGATGGTCACTCTTACGTTTATCAAGTAGTTGCCTTCAATAATTATTACGACGCCAACTCGGATCTGCAAAGAACTCTCAGCGAGTCGGAGACCAGTGCTCCGGCGAGTTCATCGGCGCAGTGGTTCAACAAACAGCGCACCAATGTGCTGGTTGCAACGCTTCTGCTCTGTATCTTCATTATATATTATATCAGCCAGGCTAAATCGGGTAAGTCTCTTTTCATTCGCAAAATCGCGGGTCTCGAGGCTATCGATGAAGCTGTCGGTCGTGCCACCGAAATGGGTCGCAAAATCTTCTATGTCCCCGGTATCGGCGACATGGACAACATGATGACCATCGCCGCGATTACGATTCTCGGCCGGGTGGCGGAATTGGCCGCTCAGTACGAAACTTATCTCGATGTGCCGGTATGCCGTTCCATGGTAATGGTAACGGCTCGCGAGGTGGTCAAGGAAGCGCATTCCAAGGTCGGCCGACCCGATTCTTACAAAGAAGACCAGGTACATTATCTGACCGACGACCAGTTCGGTTATGCCGCCGGCGTGGACGGTATGGTTGTCCGCGAGAAGCCGGCTACGATATTCCTGATGGGACAGTTCTTTGCCGAGTCATTGATTTTGGCTGAGACCGGTAATTCGATCGGTGCGATTCAGATCGCCGGGACGGCTATGCCGTCGCAGTTGCCGTTCTTCGTAGCATCGTGTGACTACACGCTCATCGGTGAAGAGTTGTTCGCTGCTTCAGCCTATCTGTCAAAAGAACCGAAGCTGCTGGGTTCTCTAAAGGGTCAGGACGTCGGCAAGGCCATGATCCTGATTGCTATTATTCTGGGAATAATTCTGGAAACGGCCGGCATCTTCCAGCTCTCGAACCTCTTCACGGTGATAGGTGACTGA
- the pal gene encoding peptidoglycan-associated lipoprotein Pal — MKKITVLGVIAVFAILLAVSCGTPPEPEPEVAPVEAPVVVDTTPTPEPPPPPPPPKLKAEQLITVYFDFDKFDLRDDTKAGLDQNYDLMKEFPNAIIKIEGHCDERGTVEYNVSLGEKRAKAAMDYLVNRGIAANRLSIISYGKEKPVDPGHNEAAWAKNRRCEFKIISQ; from the coding sequence ATGAAGAAAATTACTGTCCTTGGGGTGATCGCGGTATTTGCCATATTATTGGCCGTAAGCTGTGGCACACCACCCGAACCGGAACCTGAGGTAGCCCCTGTGGAGGCTCCTGTTGTAGTAGACACTACGCCCACACCGGAACCGCCACCTCCGCCGCCGCCGCCGAAACTCAAGGCCGAACAGTTGATCACGGTTTACTTTGACTTCGATAAGTTCGATCTCCGGGATGACACCAAAGCCGGTCTGGATCAAAACTACGACCTGATGAAGGAATTCCCGAACGCGATCATCAAGATCGAAGGTCATTGTGACGAACGCGGTACGGTCGAGTACAACGTGTCGCTGGGTGAGAAGCGTGCCAAAGCCGCTATGGACTATCTCGTGAATCGCGGCATCGCAGCCAATCGCCTTTCGATCATCAGCTACGGCAAAGAGAAACCGGTTGATCCGGGCCACAACGAAGCTGCCTGGGCCAAGAACCGTCGCTGCGAATTCAAGATCATTTCGCAGTAG
- a CDS encoding glutamate mutase L, whose product MAKFENPDDIKVIVATDCGSTTTKAILIEYVDGEYRLQVRGEAPTTVEAPFEDVTMGVLNAVQEVEELSGRRLLDENGKIISPSDGKTGTDVYISTSSAGGGLQMMVAGVVRSMTAESAERAALGAGAIVMDVIASNDKRLPHEQIERIRRLRPDMILLSGGIDGGTTTHVVEIAELIGAADPRPRLGSSYKLPIIYAGNKDATETVKATLQDKVDLKIVDNLRPVLERENLGPAREEIHEQFMEHVMAQAPGYKKLMTWTDAPIMPTPGAVGLIIQTIADQYGIEAVGVDIGGATTDVFSVFRPGGEDPVFNRTVSANLGMSYSISNVFAEASLPMVMRWVPFEMDERDLRNRVKNKMVRPTTIPQSMEELIFEQAIAKEALRLAFIQHKNFATVLKGVQQQRTIADAFEQSSSGATIVNMMSLDMLIGSGGVLSHAPRRQQSALMMIDSFLPEGVTRLAVDSIFMMPQLGVLTEVHKKAATEVFIKDCLIHLGTCVAPSGEIKKPGPVMKYSIDLPDGTVSGTLNSLEMKHFPLGLDEKGLPITVKAVLEPERGYDVGAGKGNKVEAELYGGVVGLILDGRGRPFDLSTLSGKERVSHLKTWMTDLDIYPKERL is encoded by the coding sequence ATGGCCAAATTCGAAAACCCTGATGATATCAAGGTAATCGTTGCAACCGACTGTGGTTCGACGACTACCAAAGCGATCCTCATCGAGTACGTCGACGGCGAGTACCGCCTTCAGGTCCGAGGCGAGGCTCCGACCACGGTCGAAGCCCCGTTCGAAGATGTGACCATGGGCGTTCTCAACGCCGTCCAGGAGGTCGAGGAGTTGTCCGGCCGCCGTCTGCTTGATGAAAACGGCAAGATCATCTCCCCGTCCGACGGTAAAACTGGTACCGATGTTTACATCTCTACCTCTTCTGCCGGCGGCGGCCTCCAGATGATGGTGGCCGGCGTAGTGCGGTCAATGACTGCTGAGTCGGCCGAACGCGCCGCTCTTGGCGCTGGAGCGATTGTCATGGACGTGATCGCCTCCAACGACAAACGTCTTCCCCACGAACAGATCGAACGTATTCGTCGACTGCGTCCGGATATGATTCTCCTGTCCGGCGGTATCGACGGCGGCACGACCACCCACGTGGTTGAAATCGCTGAGTTGATCGGCGCTGCCGATCCCAGGCCACGTCTCGGTTCATCCTATAAGCTGCCGATTATTTACGCCGGCAACAAGGACGCCACCGAAACGGTGAAAGCCACTCTGCAGGACAAGGTCGATCTGAAAATAGTCGACAACCTTCGTCCCGTCCTCGAACGCGAGAACCTTGGTCCTGCCCGTGAGGAAATTCACGAGCAGTTCATGGAACACGTTATGGCTCAGGCTCCCGGCTACAAAAAGCTGATGACCTGGACCGATGCCCCGATCATGCCGACTCCCGGAGCGGTGGGGCTGATCATTCAGACCATTGCCGATCAGTACGGCATCGAGGCCGTTGGTGTCGATATCGGCGGCGCCACCACCGACGTCTTCTCGGTCTTCCGCCCCGGCGGTGAAGATCCGGTTTTCAACCGAACCGTATCGGCCAACCTTGGCATGTCGTATTCGATTTCCAACGTGTTCGCCGAGGCCAGCCTGCCGATGGTCATGCGCTGGGTGCCGTTCGAAATGGACGAGCGTGATTTACGCAACCGCGTCAAGAACAAGATGGTGCGCCCCACGACCATTCCGCAGTCGATGGAAGAGCTCATTTTCGAACAGGCTATCGCCAAAGAGGCGCTCCGCCTGGCTTTCATTCAGCATAAGAATTTCGCCACCGTTCTCAAGGGTGTTCAGCAGCAGCGAACAATCGCCGATGCGTTCGAGCAGTCCTCGTCCGGGGCAACTATCGTTAACATGATGAGCCTCGACATGCTGATCGGCTCCGGCGGCGTTCTTTCTCACGCCCCGAGACGGCAGCAATCGGCTTTGATGATGATCGACTCCTTCCTGCCCGAGGGTGTCACCCGTTTGGCCGTGGACTCGATCTTCATGATGCCGCAGCTCGGCGTTCTGACCGAGGTACACAAAAAGGCCGCTACCGAGGTCTTCATCAAGGACTGCCTGATTCACCTCGGCACCTGCGTCGCACCGTCCGGCGAGATCAAGAAACCCGGCCCGGTCATGAAATACTCTATCGATCTTCCCGACGGCACCGTTTCAGGTACGCTCAACTCGCTTGAGATGAAACACTTCCCGCTTGGTCTCGATGAAAAAGGCCTGCCGATCACGGTCAAGGCGGTACTCGAACCGGAGCGCGGCTACGATGTCGGCGCCGGTAAAGGCAACAAAGTCGAGGCAGAGTTGTACGGCGGTGTGGTAGGACTGATTCTCGACGGACGCGGTCGCCCGTTCGATCTCTCCACCCTCAGCGGTAAGGAACGTGTCTCACACCTGAAGACCTGGATGACCGACCTGGATATTTATCCGAAGGAACGGCTCTAG
- the tolB gene encoding Tol-Pal system beta propeller repeat protein TolB: MKNLIYALLVVAVLAPVSKAQFEGEVREIKMDTLRVGDVPPTKIGVADMLYIGTSYITSRDSLLMNYVTATVRFDIDFYAEWELVMIDSFYLKIYEIDEIDVFGWKRLGAQYILRLEAEFPGTQMMRVRWQLWETDSNEQFAKGVVERTRTDWRKLGHDISNEIARTLTGDQGIFLTKIAYCKEIGSAKEIFVSDYDGANERQLTNTGTINISPSFAPDMEWVYFISYMDGDPSLYVVNVNRGQPQQVAKFPGMIAAPAVSPDGNKIACVLTKDGNSEIYVLDLQGNIIKRLTRHWAIDTSPTWSPDSRSIAFASDRTGSPQVYIMDSDGLNVHRVTYQGSYNDSPIWSAHGDRITFVSRTRRGRFDLASIDTSGANYRILTEVGQNENPHFSPDGKHIIFSSTRLGPRDIFTMDMTGRNQRRLTQSGGCSNPDWGPMPVEYREE; the protein is encoded by the coding sequence ATGAAAAATCTGATATACGCGCTCTTGGTCGTGGCCGTTTTGGCCCCCGTTTCTAAAGCACAGTTCGAAGGCGAAGTCCGCGAAATAAAAATGGACACTCTTCGTGTCGGCGATGTTCCCCCGACTAAAATCGGCGTAGCCGACATGCTCTACATCGGTACCAGTTATATCACTTCACGCGACAGTCTCCTGATGAATTATGTCACCGCCACCGTGCGGTTCGACATCGACTTCTACGCCGAATGGGAACTGGTAATGATCGACAGTTTCTACCTCAAAATATACGAGATAGATGAAATCGACGTATTCGGCTGGAAACGACTGGGGGCACAGTATATTCTGCGCCTGGAGGCAGAATTCCCCGGCACGCAAATGATGCGAGTACGCTGGCAACTCTGGGAAACCGACAGCAACGAGCAATTCGCTAAAGGAGTAGTCGAGCGCACCCGTACCGACTGGCGTAAATTGGGTCATGACATTTCCAATGAAATCGCACGCACCCTTACCGGCGACCAGGGTATTTTCCTCACCAAGATTGCCTATTGCAAAGAGATTGGCAGCGCTAAAGAGATTTTCGTGTCGGATTACGATGGAGCCAACGAACGGCAATTAACCAACACCGGCACGATCAACATCTCCCCCAGCTTTGCACCCGACATGGAATGGGTCTATTTCATAAGTTATATGGATGGCGATCCGAGCCTCTATGTAGTCAACGTCAACCGGGGACAACCGCAACAGGTGGCTAAATTCCCAGGGATGATCGCCGCTCCGGCGGTATCTCCCGACGGCAACAAAATCGCCTGCGTGTTGACCAAAGACGGCAATTCCGAAATCTATGTGCTTGACCTGCAGGGGAACATCATCAAACGCCTGACCCGCCATTGGGCAATCGACACCTCCCCGACCTGGTCTCCCGATAGCCGCAGCATAGCTTTCGCCTCCGACCGTACCGGTTCGCCACAAGTTTATATTATGGACTCCGATGGCCTCAACGTACACCGGGTGACCTATCAGGGAAGCTATAACGACTCGCCGATATGGTCCGCTCACGGCGATCGTATTACCTTCGTATCGAGAACCCGACGCGGCCGATTTGATCTTGCATCAATCGACACCTCGGGAGCCAACTATCGCATCCTCACTGAAGTCGGTCAGAATGAAAATCCACACTTCTCCCCCGACGGTAAACATATCATCTTTTCGTCCACACGCCTGGGACCTCGCGACATCTTTACTATGGACATGACCGGCCGTAACCAGCGCCGTCTCACCCAGTCGGGCGGGTGCTCCAATCCGGATTGGGGTCCCATGCCGGTTGAATACCGTGAGGAATAG
- a CDS encoding MotA/TolQ/ExbB proton channel family protein: MYTTTALALLAGSIWGIISETSTFGLIVLITLVFMSFVSWVIIFTKWRQYRDVERATDRFLKAFRQSNRIADALGQAKSSQVSPVAQVYINGFEEWTALASAKAGGALQEASTPLSDEDFEIVEMTMDRTATEAIGTLERRTVFLATTGNSAPFMGLLGTVVGIMDAFWSIGERGSASLAVVAPGIAEALLATIVGLGAAIPAVIAFNWANNKIKFSRDAAESFILEFLARARKENA; encoded by the coding sequence ATGTATACAACTACTGCTCTGGCACTGTTAGCAGGATCGATATGGGGAATTATCTCCGAGACATCCACCTTCGGCCTCATTGTCCTCATCACCCTGGTATTTATGTCATTCGTGAGTTGGGTGATTATCTTTACCAAATGGCGGCAGTACCGTGATGTCGAACGAGCCACCGATCGTTTTCTCAAAGCCTTCCGTCAATCAAATCGCATTGCCGATGCCCTTGGTCAGGCCAAATCATCTCAAGTCTCCCCTGTCGCTCAGGTTTACATAAACGGTTTCGAGGAGTGGACCGCACTGGCCTCGGCCAAAGCGGGCGGAGCGCTTCAGGAAGCGTCAACACCGCTGAGCGATGAGGATTTCGAGATTGTCGAAATGACCATGGATCGCACCGCCACCGAGGCTATCGGCACCCTGGAACGACGTACCGTCTTTCTTGCTACTACCGGTAATTCCGCTCCTTTTATGGGTCTGCTCGGAACGGTGGTAGGCATTATGGATGCTTTCTGGTCCATCGGTGAGCGTGGCTCCGCCTCGCTCGCCGTAGTGGCTCCAGGTATCGCTGAGGCTCTGCTGGCTACGATCGTCGGATTGGGAGCCGCCATTCCGGCCGTGATAGCTTTTAACTGGGCCAACAACAAAATTAAATTCTCGCGCGATGCCGCCGAAAGCTTCATCCTCGAATTCCTGGCCCGGGCTCGGAAGGAGAACGCCTGA